TCACCTGCTAAGACCGTTAATTGACGATTCTTTCTACCTTCATCACTTGATAAATCCTGCGAAGTAATCCGTTCATGAGTGTCTAATGCTACTTGAACTAGCATTGTAGACATCGCATAATTATCAAGTTCCTCTTCAGATAACCCTTTTTCATTCAATATAATATAGGTGAGTAGAAGTTTATCTTCATCAATTATAGGCTTTTCGATATAACGCATTAAATATGGATGTTGTAACCGCTTATTTATTTTAATGAGTAAATCTGAAATTTTCGCTTCAATTTCTTGATTTTGCATCATGCCCTAAGCCCCCACTGATTCCTTAATATAATAAAATCAGAATCGTCGTGTTTAATCATATGTATACATCATTTAATAGTAATGTCTATTATATCATAAAACCCCTTCTATCATACGGTAGTAATCCTAACCAGACGAAAGGGGTTCACATTGGTGTTAAGACGCCTCTTAAATAAAGGCATTGTTATCTGTAATTGTTGATTTCTTCGAAATTCACTCGCTTTCCGCGGGCTAATGAAAAGCGTAATCGCCTTGATCAGGTGCGATGTGCGCTGGAGGTTCCTCGCGATAACACGAATTTAGTGTTGTAAGAGGAATCGAAGCGACCTCGAGCACCTAGGCGATGAAGCTAGACACGATCCGCAAGCCTCCCTTCCACAGGAAGTGGTCGTTGTTAGTCGAAGAATCATTTTCAAAAAGTGAGTTGCGGGGTCTCGCCTGGCTCGCTTATCCCGCAGGACAAGTAACGCTTCGGAAGCATTACATCGCACGAAGAAAATGCGATTTTCATTTTCGAGGAGTCTCGTGAATTTCCCTTCATCAACTGTTCTACAACAAATCCACGACATTCTCTAATAGAGTTTAAAATAAAAAGAAGAGAGAATTGTTACAGTCCTTTGATGATTAAGAGTCAGTATCTGTATGCATTTCTCCATGTTTCGTTTGGATAACTGCCTTCCCTCTCACCTTTACAGCGGATGTATGATCCGTAAACTGAGCAATCATGACTTCATCTTTATCTAATTTCTCAGAGTGATGGAATCTTGTATCAGA
This Pseudalkalibacillus berkeleyi DNA region includes the following protein-coding sequences:
- the mtrB gene encoding trp RNA-binding attenuation protein MtrB, which produces MATSENEFFVIKAKENGVNVIGLTRGSDTRFHHSEKLDKDEVMIAQFTDHTSAVKVRGKAVIQTKHGEMHTDTDS